A window of Myxococcota bacterium contains these coding sequences:
- a CDS encoding DUF4124 domain-containing protein yields MHTDMRRGWIGMGLGCVLVAGVLGIATAETFVWIDERGVTHISNQPANVPEEVRERSHGPEARRALWDGPVGQAATRDPSANREEARVQRALRAAVGDLQRGENARAAAELRGILREHPARPEPHWYLALLDRHRGRYDSARSHLEAFLATAGDDLEDWRESARRRMAALEDERRLADETRARAAGPWPELASPYFRVQLDPDLGRAAPNYPSTVLRYLEEARQSGASRLGFDPLEPLGVVFYGRAAYDAEHRHRFSFRTVGFFDGRIHVVSAAHPAGELRALLFHEYTHAVFRERTGGDRPYWLNEGFAELAERESRQQPGLTRSERTLLKRRIDAQEWISFRRLAPSFSGLADDDARAAYLESTAAAVWLEQHTDVAGRARLLNEIGAGRPFDEALEALVGLDTAGLDAAVQRWIQSEFAGRLPRPANDAP; encoded by the coding sequence ATGCACACCGACATGCGCCGCGGCTGGATCGGGATGGGATTGGGGTGTGTGTTGGTCGCGGGTGTGCTCGGCATCGCCACGGCCGAGACCTTCGTCTGGATCGACGAACGCGGCGTCACCCACATCAGCAATCAGCCCGCGAACGTCCCCGAGGAGGTGCGCGAGCGATCCCACGGCCCCGAAGCGCGCCGCGCTCTCTGGGACGGACCGGTCGGCCAGGCCGCGACGCGGGATCCCTCGGCGAACCGGGAAGAGGCCCGCGTGCAGCGAGCACTGCGTGCGGCCGTGGGCGACTTGCAGCGCGGCGAGAACGCGCGGGCGGCGGCCGAGCTGCGCGGCATCCTGCGCGAGCACCCGGCCCGACCCGAGCCGCACTGGTACCTGGCGCTGCTGGATCGCCACCGCGGCCGCTACGACTCGGCGCGCTCCCACCTCGAAGCCTTCCTGGCGACGGCCGGTGATGATCTCGAAGACTGGCGCGAATCGGCGCGACGGCGCATGGCCGCCCTCGAAGACGAGCGGCGACTGGCCGACGAAACCCGCGCGCGTGCCGCGGGCCCGTGGCCCGAACTCGCCAGCCCGTATTTCCGGGTGCAGCTCGACCCCGATCTCGGGCGTGCCGCACCGAACTACCCGTCGACCGTACTGCGCTACCTGGAGGAGGCGCGCCAGAGCGGCGCGAGCCGGCTTGGCTTCGACCCCCTCGAGCCGCTGGGCGTCGTCTTCTATGGGCGTGCGGCCTACGACGCCGAGCATCGCCATCGTTTCTCGTTTCGAACCGTCGGGTTCTTCGACGGCCGGATCCACGTGGTCTCGGCGGCGCACCCGGCGGGTGAGCTTCGCGCGCTGCTCTTCCATGAGTACACCCACGCCGTGTTTCGCGAGCGCACGGGAGGCGATCGGCCCTACTGGCTGAACGAGGGCTTCGCCGAGCTCGCCGAGCGCGAGTCGCGCCAACAGCCGGGCCTGACGCGCAGTGAGCGCACACTGCTGAAGCGCCGGATCGATGCCCAGGAGTGGATCTCGTTCCGTCGGCTCGCTCCCAGCTTCTCCGGGCTCGCCGACGACGATGCGCGCGCGGCGTACCTGGAGTCGACGGCGGCGGCGGTCTGGTTGGAGCAGCACACCGACGTGGCGGGTCGCGCTCGACTCCTGAACGAGATCGGCGCGGGGCGTCCTTTCGACGAGGCGCTCGAGGCGCTGGTCGGGCTCGACACCGCCGGGCTCGACGCCGCCGTGCAGCGCTGGATCCAGTCCGAGTTCGCGGGACGTCTGCCGCGCCCGGCGAACGACGCGCCCTGA
- a CDS encoding molybdenum cofactor biosynthesis protein MoaE, translating to MQIRLKLFGALREAVGEKELSVELPEAATAATLRARMAESHPLFEEFGERLAVSVNLEVAPSETVLQDGDEVAFLPPVAGGSDLCWLSERPIREEEAVARVKGPGMGGIVTFVGAVRDHARGRSIRHLEYEAYPEMAVREMQKISDAAAERWPGTRVSIGHRAGHLEVGDIAVVIAAAAPHRAEAFDACRFAIDTLKQTVPIWKKEVATDGEYWVDDRP from the coding sequence ATGCAGATCCGTCTGAAGCTGTTCGGGGCCCTGCGCGAGGCCGTGGGGGAGAAAGAGCTGTCGGTCGAGCTCCCCGAGGCCGCGACGGCCGCGACGCTGCGCGCCCGCATGGCCGAGTCCCACCCGCTCTTCGAGGAGTTCGGTGAGCGCCTGGCCGTTTCCGTGAACCTCGAGGTGGCGCCTTCTGAAACGGTGTTGCAGGACGGCGACGAGGTCGCTTTCCTGCCGCCGGTGGCCGGAGGCAGCGACCTCTGCTGGCTTTCCGAGCGCCCCATCCGCGAAGAAGAGGCGGTCGCGCGCGTGAAGGGCCCGGGCATGGGCGGGATCGTGACGTTCGTCGGTGCCGTCCGCGATCACGCGCGGGGCCGTTCGATTCGCCACCTCGAGTACGAGGCCTACCCCGAGATGGCGGTCCGAGAGATGCAGAAGATCTCGGATGCGGCCGCCGAGCGCTGGCCCGGAACCCGGGTGTCGATCGGACACCGAGCGGGGCACCTCGAGGTGGGGGACATCGCGGTCGTCATCGCAGCGGCGGCACCCCATCGCGCGGAGGCCTTCGACGCCTGCCGGTTCGCGATCGATACGCTGAAGCAGACGGTCCCGATCTGGAAGAAGGAAGTGGCCACCGACGGCGAGTATTGGGTGGACGATCGCCCGTGA
- a CDS encoding FHA domain-containing protein: MADRSTPMLFAPPQPPYQLPAGETVILGRSRECALRLPDADTSRKHAKIVCDGDAFVIHDLGSTNGTFVNGERVSTQTLRPGDRIEIGANQVTFCEVAAGLDAGDDDEAQTQLFARPVRDEVFRGDLAEIPPFAVLQILELGRKTGVVHVDSDTAPGKLWLRRGDPVHAETKEQIGFDAAVSLVNANTGRFVFEPLIELPDATIEASVTQLLLEASRLLDEGLC, from the coding sequence ATGGCTGACCGCTCGACGCCGATGCTGTTCGCGCCTCCCCAGCCCCCCTACCAGCTGCCGGCGGGGGAGACCGTGATCCTGGGACGCAGCCGCGAATGCGCACTGCGACTTCCGGACGCGGACACGTCCCGCAAGCACGCGAAGATCGTGTGCGATGGCGACGCGTTCGTGATCCACGACCTCGGCAGCACGAACGGCACGTTCGTGAACGGCGAGCGGGTCTCGACCCAGACCCTGCGCCCCGGCGACCGGATCGAGATTGGCGCCAACCAGGTCACGTTCTGCGAGGTCGCAGCCGGCCTCGACGCGGGCGACGACGACGAAGCGCAGACCCAGCTATTCGCACGTCCGGTACGGGACGAAGTCTTCCGCGGCGATCTGGCCGAGATCCCGCCCTTCGCGGTCCTCCAGATCCTGGAACTCGGCCGCAAGACCGGCGTGGTTCACGTCGACTCGGACACCGCGCCGGGGAAGCTCTGGCTCCGCCGAGGAGACCCGGTGCACGCCGAGACCAAGGAGCAGATCGGCTTCGACGCGGCCGTCTCGCTGGTGAACGCCAACACGGGCCGCTTCGTCTTCGAGCCCCTGATCGAGCTGCCCGACGCCACCATCGAAGCATCGGTGACCCAGCTGCTGCTGGAAGCCTCCCGTCTGCTCGACGAAGGGCTCTGCTAG
- a CDS encoding acylphosphatase, translating into MTDAAAPRRVRVRVEGRVQGVAFRAHTADAARAAAVAGWVRNRTDGSVEACLEGAPDAVERVVAAMRAGPRFARVRTLEIWDEASEGDRFFEIRR; encoded by the coding sequence ATGACTGACGCGGCGGCCCCGCGCCGGGTCCGCGTACGCGTCGAGGGGCGGGTCCAGGGGGTTGCGTTCCGCGCCCACACCGCCGACGCCGCGCGCGCGGCGGCTGTGGCCGGTTGGGTGCGGAACCGCACCGACGGGAGCGTGGAGGCCTGCCTGGAGGGCGCTCCCGACGCCGTCGAGCGGGTCGTTGCCGCGATGCGGGCGGGTCCCCGCTTCGCCCGGGTCCGCACGCTCGAGATCTGGGACGAGGCGAGCGAGGGCGACCGCTTCTTCGAGATTCGCCGCTGA
- a CDS encoding EF-Tu/IF-2/RF-3 family GTPase: MTHYYEHVGAATVRIEQGALAVGDIIHIRGHTTDYYQPVERLERDHNPVEQASAGEEIALQVSQRVRENDAVHRLR, translated from the coding sequence GTGACCCACTACTACGAACACGTGGGTGCGGCGACGGTCCGCATCGAACAGGGCGCCCTCGCGGTCGGCGACATCATCCACATCCGGGGGCACACGACCGACTACTACCAGCCGGTCGAGCGGCTCGAACGCGACCACAACCCGGTCGAGCAGGCGTCCGCGGGCGAGGAGATCGCCCTCCAGGTGAGCCAACGCGTTCGCGAGAACGACGCGGTGCACCGCCTCCGCTGA
- a CDS encoding leucyl aminopeptidase has translation MKVTVDSRAPGEASVDLLAVPIATEEARRARLAPRVNSIDRALGGAIKGLVGLGDFTGKAGQVALVYPNRQRKAKRLLLIGLGDGKKVDAEALRRAAGHAVSRARSSRATRVAIAVPPAGACSEAEGIQALAEGAVLAGYRFDEYRDTKDAGAEVSAVSLLVPRGQNLRESREAARMGLAIGESQNVARDLSNEPPNVQSPDHLAKAARAVAKEVGLRAKVLGVPELEKRKMNAILAVGGGSSRPPRLIVLEHKPKSAPKDAPIFCVVGKGITFDSGGISIKPSAGMDEMKHDMSGAATVVGVMRACAALDLPLPVVGIIGAAENLPSGTAYRPGDVVTAASGKTIEVLNTDAEGRVVLADALHYALTEYEPEAIVDLATLTGACVVALGRWATGIFGSHDGLLEAIRSSGERVGECAWPLPLLDGHKQEIRSQVADIKNTGGRQAGASTAAAFLSHFVGDTPWVHMDIAGTAWTTGQPGPYQPRGATGVGVRLLVDLLQRWDGSAVD, from the coding sequence ATGAAGGTCACCGTAGATTCGCGCGCACCGGGAGAGGCGTCGGTCGACCTGCTCGCCGTCCCGATCGCCACCGAAGAGGCCCGCCGCGCGCGACTCGCACCGCGCGTGAACAGCATCGACCGGGCCCTGGGTGGCGCCATCAAGGGCTTGGTGGGGCTCGGCGACTTCACGGGCAAGGCCGGTCAGGTGGCCCTCGTCTACCCGAACCGCCAGCGCAAGGCGAAGCGACTGCTCCTGATCGGCCTCGGCGACGGCAAGAAGGTCGACGCCGAAGCCCTGCGCCGCGCCGCAGGCCACGCGGTCTCTCGCGCGAGGTCCTCGCGGGCCACACGCGTCGCGATCGCCGTTCCGCCGGCCGGCGCCTGCAGCGAGGCCGAGGGGATCCAGGCCCTCGCCGAGGGTGCCGTGCTCGCGGGCTACCGCTTCGACGAGTACCGCGACACCAAGGACGCCGGTGCCGAGGTGTCCGCCGTGTCGCTGCTCGTGCCCCGGGGCCAGAACCTGCGCGAAAGCCGCGAGGCGGCGCGTATGGGGCTCGCGATCGGCGAATCGCAGAACGTCGCGCGCGATCTCTCGAACGAGCCGCCGAACGTCCAGTCGCCCGACCACCTCGCGAAGGCTGCCCGCGCCGTCGCCAAGGAAGTCGGCCTGCGCGCCAAGGTGCTCGGCGTTCCCGAGCTCGAGAAGCGCAAGATGAACGCGATCCTGGCCGTCGGCGGGGGGAGTTCGCGTCCGCCCCGCTTGATCGTGCTCGAGCACAAGCCGAAGTCCGCCCCCAAGGACGCGCCGATCTTCTGTGTGGTCGGTAAGGGCATCACCTTCGACTCGGGCGGAATCTCGATCAAACCCTCGGCGGGCATGGACGAGATGAAACACGACATGTCGGGCGCGGCGACGGTCGTGGGTGTGATGCGCGCCTGCGCCGCCCTCGACCTGCCGCTCCCGGTGGTCGGGATCATCGGTGCGGCCGAGAACCTGCCCAGTGGAACGGCGTATCGCCCTGGCGACGTCGTGACCGCGGCCTCGGGAAAGACGATCGAGGTGCTGAATACCGACGCCGAGGGCCGCGTCGTACTCGCCGATGCCCTCCACTACGCCCTCACCGAGTACGAGCCGGAGGCGATCGTCGATCTCGCGACCCTCACCGGCGCCTGCGTGGTGGCCCTGGGACGCTGGGCAACGGGCATTTTCGGTAGCCATGACGGACTCTTGGAGGCCATCCGCAGCAGCGGGGAGCGGGTCGGCGAATGCGCCTGGCCGCTGCCTCTGCTCGACGGCCACAAGCAGGAGATCCGCAGCCAGGTTGCCGACATCAAGAACACCGGTGGCCGGCAGGCCGGCGCATCGACCGCCGCGGCCTTCCTCTCCCACTTCGTGGGGGACACGCCGTGGGTCCACATGGACATCGCCGGCACGGCCTGGACGACGGGACAACCCGGCCCCTACCAGCCGCGTGGCGCGACCGGCGTCGGCGTGCGCCTGCTGGTGGACCTGCTCCAGCGCTGGGACGGGTCCGCTGTGGACTGA
- a CDS encoding polymer-forming cytoskeletal protein, whose translation MARTPFGTKGSDSDFGGTPAASAAPSPGGLTAFIDQGSEFEGKLSFKDTVRIDGRFRGEISSENTLIVGESGEIEATIRSKTVAVSGTVMGDIVAGTKVVLHKTARVDGNIETGSLIIEDGAELNGSVKMGQGGKSKPSANNDGGDNAKKS comes from the coding sequence ATGGCGCGTACCCCGTTTGGAACCAAGGGCTCGGATTCGGACTTCGGTGGAACGCCGGCGGCGTCGGCGGCACCCAGCCCGGGCGGGCTCACGGCGTTCATCGACCAGGGGTCCGAGTTCGAAGGGAAGCTGTCCTTCAAGGACACCGTTCGGATCGATGGCCGCTTCCGCGGTGAGATCTCGAGCGAGAACACCCTGATCGTGGGCGAGAGCGGTGAGATCGAAGCGACCATCCGCTCGAAGACCGTGGCCGTGAGTGGCACCGTGATGGGCGACATCGTCGCGGGCACCAAGGTCGTCCTGCACAAGACGGCCCGGGTCGATGGCAACATCGAGACCGGTTCCCTGATCATCGAGGACGGCGCCGAGCTCAACGGCTCCGTCAAGATGGGCCAGGGTGGCAAGTCGAAGCCGAGCGCCAACAACGATGGCGGCGACAACGCCAAGAAGAGCTGA
- a CDS encoding molybdenum cofactor biosynthesis protein B, giving the protein MSDPNPAAAGHHHRRAAIENVPCWVITVSDTRTEETDTGGKLLAELLEGAGHPVAGREIVRDEAAAIVAATDEALQRDPVRAVLLTGGTGVAPRDVTPETVAPLLEREIPGFGELFRSLSYGDIGSAALLSRATAGIARGKVVFVLPGSRGAIRLALEKLILPEIGHLASEATKTR; this is encoded by the coding sequence GTGAGTGATCCGAACCCGGCCGCCGCCGGTCATCATCACCGTCGCGCTGCCATCGAGAACGTTCCCTGTTGGGTCATCACGGTGAGCGATACGCGGACTGAAGAGACCGACACGGGCGGGAAACTCCTCGCGGAGCTGTTGGAGGGGGCGGGTCACCCGGTTGCGGGCCGCGAGATCGTGCGCGACGAGGCGGCCGCCATCGTCGCGGCGACCGACGAGGCGTTGCAGCGCGATCCGGTGCGGGCGGTGCTCCTCACGGGGGGGACGGGCGTCGCGCCGCGCGACGTGACCCCGGAGACCGTCGCGCCCCTGCTCGAGCGCGAGATTCCCGGCTTCGGCGAGTTGTTCCGCTCGCTCAGCTACGGGGACATCGGCTCGGCCGCTCTGCTTTCCCGCGCCACGGCCGGAATCGCGCGCGGCAAGGTCGTGTTCGTGCTCCCCGGGTCGCGCGGCGCGATTCGCCTGGCACTCGAAAAGTTGATCCTCCCGGAAATCGGGCATCTCGCGAGCGAGGCCACGAAGACGCGCTGA
- a CDS encoding c-type cytochrome, which translates to MHLNRTLLPAVLLAAAAWLFPLGALAGDAAAGKEKYTIFCVTCHGETGKGDGPGGAGLQPPPRDFSTGDFKFDADGNGTPGEDADLRMVIAQGAAAFGGSPLMTPWGGTLTDEDIDNLVAVIHSLKE; encoded by the coding sequence ATGCACCTCAATCGAACGCTATTGCCCGCTGTACTACTGGCCGCCGCCGCCTGGCTCTTCCCGCTCGGCGCTCTGGCTGGCGACGCGGCCGCGGGCAAGGAGAAGTACACGATCTTTTGCGTCACCTGTCATGGCGAGACCGGCAAGGGCGATGGCCCTGGCGGTGCCGGCCTGCAGCCGCCCCCGCGGGATTTCTCGACGGGTGACTTCAAGTTCGACGCCGACGGCAATGGCACTCCCGGTGAGGATGCCGATCTCCGCATGGTGATCGCGCAGGGAGCGGCCGCCTTCGGTGGCTCGCCGCTGATGACGCCCTGGGGCGGCACGCTCACCGACGAGGACATCGACAACCTCGTCGCCGTGATCCACTCGCTGAAGGAGTAG
- a CDS encoding RNA polymerase factor sigma-32 gives MADAPRETRVVPALPDVPTPATTAKSDRAVGPVDALSAYMSELGKHAPISREEEHELAVRWVEEGDVEAARQLVLANLRLVVKIAMEYRRAWTNVLDLIQDGNVGLMEAVQRYDPYQGVKLSSYAVYWIRAYILQYILDNFRIVRLGTTRAQRKLFWRLNKEKRELERQGFEVEPRLIAERLEVSEADVEDMEMRLREPDQSMNAPARRDEATAEFGDFMRAGGTSAEDAVADRELRAVFLEQVEAFAETLGERDRRLIEERILADEPKTLAELGEVFGVSRERVRQLEAKLVERLRTHFQENLVDFEYYAAPNDD, from the coding sequence ATGGCCGACGCTCCGCGAGAAACTCGGGTCGTTCCGGCCCTCCCCGACGTCCCCACCCCCGCGACGACCGCGAAGAGCGATCGCGCAGTCGGACCCGTCGATGCGCTCTCGGCCTACATGTCCGAGTTGGGGAAGCACGCGCCGATCTCCCGCGAGGAAGAGCACGAGCTCGCCGTGCGCTGGGTCGAGGAAGGCGACGTCGAGGCAGCCCGGCAGCTGGTCCTCGCGAATCTTCGCCTCGTGGTGAAGATCGCGATGGAGTACCGGCGCGCCTGGACGAACGTCCTCGACCTGATTCAGGATGGCAACGTCGGCCTGATGGAAGCGGTGCAGCGCTACGACCCGTACCAGGGCGTGAAGCTCTCGTCCTACGCCGTCTATTGGATCCGCGCCTACATCCTCCAGTACATCCTCGACAACTTCCGGATCGTTCGGCTCGGCACGACGCGCGCACAACGCAAACTCTTCTGGCGGCTCAACAAGGAGAAGCGCGAGCTCGAGCGGCAGGGCTTCGAGGTCGAGCCGCGGCTGATCGCGGAGCGGCTCGAGGTCAGTGAAGCCGACGTCGAAGACATGGAGATGCGACTGCGCGAACCCGACCAATCGATGAACGCGCCGGCGCGCCGCGACGAAGCTACCGCCGAGTTCGGTGACTTCATGCGCGCGGGGGGCACGAGCGCCGAAGACGCGGTCGCAGACCGAGAGCTGCGCGCGGTCTTCCTCGAGCAGGTCGAGGCCTTCGCCGAAACGCTGGGCGAGCGCGATCGGCGGCTGATCGAGGAGCGAATCCTCGCGGACGAACCGAAGACGCTGGCCGAGCTGGGTGAGGTCTTCGGTGTCTCGCGCGAACGCGTGCGACAACTCGAGGCGAAGCTCGTGGAGCGCTTGCGCACCCACTTCCAGGAGAACCTGGTCGACTTCGAGTACTACGCCGCCCCGAACGATGACTGA
- a CDS encoding rhomboid family intramembrane serine protease: MLPLRDDVPLRSAPLVVGALLAANAIVFGWCLGLAPEEATAWIERWGLVPRLFLRALTEGPPATWWTPLTAMFLHGGLLHLAGNLLYLWVFGRKIEDLLGHQRFLVFYIACGLAAALVHVASAPSAFLPTIGASGAVSGTLGAYAVSYPTGRLRLWWPPVRVPAIGFLFVWIAFQVISGVSRWGDTAAGTAWWAHVGGFVAGAALVRSMGLRRPARARLRI, translated from the coding sequence ATGCTCCCCCTGCGTGATGACGTACCGCTGCGTTCGGCTCCCCTGGTCGTGGGCGCACTGCTGGCGGCAAACGCCATCGTCTTCGGCTGGTGCCTCGGCCTCGCACCCGAGGAGGCGACGGCCTGGATCGAGCGCTGGGGACTCGTGCCGCGCTTGTTCCTTCGCGCGCTGACCGAAGGCCCGCCGGCGACCTGGTGGACGCCGCTGACGGCCATGTTTCTCCACGGCGGTCTGCTCCATCTGGCCGGCAACCTGCTCTACCTCTGGGTCTTCGGGCGGAAGATCGAGGACCTCTTGGGGCACCAGCGCTTCCTGGTGTTCTACATCGCCTGTGGGCTCGCCGCGGCGCTGGTGCACGTGGCCTCGGCCCCGAGTGCCTTTCTGCCCACGATCGGCGCGAGCGGCGCGGTTTCCGGGACGCTCGGTGCCTACGCCGTCTCCTATCCCACCGGTCGCCTGCGCCTCTGGTGGCCCCCGGTGCGGGTGCCGGCCATCGGCTTCCTGTTCGTGTGGATCGCCTTCCAGGTCATCTCGGGCGTCTCCCGCTGGGGTGACACGGCTGCGGGAACGGCCTGGTGGGCCCACGTAGGCGGTTTCGTGGCGGGAGCGGCTCTGGTCCGCTCGATGGGCCTGCGCCGACCCGCCCGGGCTCGGCTGCGCATCTGA